In Endozoicomonas sp. GU-1, one DNA window encodes the following:
- a CDS encoding energy transducer TonB — protein sequence MTQPATISSAAVSTADRLGFTLFMAGVLHVLIVLGVTFSFNDKPAPPPTLEVTLASYQSKEKPKEADYLAQINQQGSGTLDEKALPSSDQQAQFQEDTIKEVQPQSQTAAQPEQTVTEQTRITTRAKSQQQVSTTDDREKQEPIAVEKDKPRKHIDLKNEIASLEAQFHQQRQEFAKRPRIKRLTAASTLQEAGAFYKESWRRKVEKVGNINYPEKARKQKLYGELRLMVAINRDGTLSNVEILDSSGYRVLDDAAVRIVRMASPFAPFDDTLKSYDIVEIIRTWRFEPGDRLFSQ from the coding sequence ATGACTCAGCCAGCGACCATTTCATCAGCAGCAGTATCGACGGCAGACCGTCTGGGTTTTACCCTTTTTATGGCGGGGGTTCTGCACGTTCTGATCGTGCTGGGCGTAACGTTTAGCTTTAATGACAAGCCTGCCCCGCCGCCAACCCTGGAAGTGACTCTGGCCAGCTATCAAAGCAAAGAGAAACCCAAAGAAGCCGACTACCTGGCCCAGATCAATCAACAGGGCAGCGGTACTCTGGATGAAAAAGCATTGCCCTCCAGTGATCAGCAGGCACAGTTTCAGGAAGACACCATCAAGGAAGTCCAGCCACAGTCACAAACCGCGGCTCAACCAGAGCAAACCGTGACAGAACAAACCCGTATTACCACCAGGGCAAAGAGCCAGCAGCAAGTTTCGACAACCGATGACCGTGAAAAGCAAGAGCCTATTGCCGTTGAAAAAGACAAACCACGCAAGCACATTGACCTGAAAAATGAAATTGCCAGCCTTGAAGCCCAGTTCCATCAGCAGCGCCAGGAGTTTGCCAAACGCCCTCGTATCAAAAGGCTGACCGCGGCCTCAACCCTGCAGGAAGCCGGGGCATTTTACAAAGAGTCCTGGCGGCGGAAGGTTGAGAAGGTAGGCAACATCAACTACCCGGAAAAGGCACGTAAGCAGAAGCTCTATGGCGAGCTGCGCTTGATGGTTGCCATCAACCGGGATGGCACGTTGTCCAATGTTGAGATTCTGGACTCATCAGGCTATCGGGTTCTGGACGATGCTGCAGTGCGCATTGTCAGAATGGCTTCGCCCTTTGCCCCCTTTGACGACACGCTCAAGAGCTATGATATCGTCGAGATCATCCGTACCTGGCGCTTTGAGCCGGGGGATCGACTGTTCAGTCAGTAA
- the gshB gene encoding glutathione synthase has translation MDPIASINYKKDSSLAMLLAASHKGWQLFYMEQADLYQKEGIAMGSVKPLTVNVDPENWFALDERLEMPLDALDVILMRKDPPFDMEFIYSTYLLEQAQAAGTLIVNNPRSIRDCNEKMFATLFPQCTPPVMVSRSPRLLKEFAAEHGDVVLKPLDGMGGSSIFRTRPDDPNLSVILETLTEMGQRQAMIQKFIPDIKSGDKRILMIDGEPVPYCLARIPAAGELRGNLAAGGTGEGRPLSERDLWIARQVGPELRKKGLIFVGLDVIGDYLTEINVTSPTCIRELDNQFTLNIAGQLMDKIEEKLKARP, from the coding sequence ATGGATCCTATTGCCTCCATCAATTACAAAAAAGACAGCTCCCTTGCCATGCTGCTGGCGGCCAGTCATAAAGGCTGGCAGCTGTTTTACATGGAACAGGCCGACCTTTATCAGAAAGAAGGTATTGCCATGGGCAGCGTTAAGCCGTTAACCGTCAATGTTGATCCTGAAAACTGGTTTGCCCTGGACGAGCGCCTGGAGATGCCGCTGGATGCGCTGGATGTCATCCTGATGCGCAAGGACCCACCCTTTGATATGGAATTCATTTACAGCACTTACCTGCTGGAGCAGGCTCAGGCGGCTGGCACTCTGATTGTGAATAACCCCCGCAGTATCCGTGACTGCAACGAAAAAATGTTCGCCACACTGTTTCCACAGTGCACGCCTCCGGTGATGGTTTCCCGCAGTCCAAGGCTGCTGAAAGAGTTTGCGGCCGAACATGGTGATGTGGTGCTGAAGCCGTTGGATGGCATGGGCGGCAGTTCTATTTTCCGGACCCGGCCAGATGATCCGAACTTAAGCGTGATCCTGGAAACCCTGACGGAAATGGGCCAGCGTCAGGCCATGATTCAAAAGTTTATCCCGGATATTAAATCCGGTGACAAGCGCATCCTGATGATCGATGGGGAGCCCGTTCCTTACTGCCTGGCGCGCATTCCTGCTGCCGGCGAACTCCGGGGCAACCTGGCCGCAGGCGGTACCGGTGAAGGACGCCCCCTGAGCGAGCGGGATCTGTGGATTGCCCGTCAGGTAGGGCCAGAGCTGCGCAAGAAAGGCCTGATTTTTGTCGGGCTGGATGTTATTGGCGACTACCTCACAGAAATCAATGTTACCTCACCAACCTGTATCCGTGAGCTGGACAACCAGTTTACACTCAATATCGCCGGTCAGTTGATGGATAAGATCGAGGAAAAACTCAAGGCCAGGCCCTGA
- the traF gene encoding conjugal transfer protein TraF: protein MAVGDYTHHILNPAHLASFDQDDDLGVNLGFGVLLQDKDDLVDTADKASDAVNALGDTAGNYQAKAQLALDSLDNLANKYLSIEAGGNGFIAIPNSVMPASLYVNSVLKMSAGVGEISTDDRDDIQDAITNGNSNAVTVDDLETQVEASAVMTVDVGIAVANEVSTELPGKLNIGGVLKYQQITLIDYSEAVAAFDDDALLDTESSHSNFNIDLGAAYQLNNILSFGLTAKNLIGKTYKSKDSTSEYKVKPELTAGVGVDYGIASVMGDLQLTSTDGYGAVQESRYASLGITLDFWEHARLSAGYRTDLEDNSGNVLTAGVGLSPWDLFGLNVAVMVGEDSTYGGALQFSAKF from the coding sequence GTGGCTGTCGGGGATTACACACACCATATTCTAAACCCTGCGCATTTGGCGTCCTTTGATCAGGATGATGATCTTGGTGTGAATCTTGGTTTTGGCGTGCTTTTACAGGATAAAGATGATCTGGTCGACACAGCCGACAAAGCATCTGATGCCGTGAATGCACTTGGTGACACGGCGGGTAATTATCAGGCAAAGGCGCAACTGGCTCTGGACTCTTTAGATAACCTGGCCAATAAATACCTGAGCATCGAAGCTGGAGGGAATGGATTTATTGCTATTCCGAACAGTGTTATGCCAGCAAGCCTGTATGTGAACAGTGTGCTGAAAATGTCGGCAGGCGTTGGTGAGATTAGCACTGACGACAGGGATGATATACAAGATGCCATAACCAACGGTAATAGCAATGCTGTAACGGTCGATGATCTGGAAACTCAGGTTGAAGCCAGCGCCGTAATGACTGTTGACGTTGGTATCGCTGTCGCCAATGAAGTAAGCACCGAATTGCCTGGCAAGTTGAATATTGGTGGAGTGCTCAAATACCAGCAAATAACATTGATCGACTACAGTGAGGCCGTTGCGGCATTCGATGATGATGCTCTGCTGGATACAGAGTCCAGTCACAGTAACTTCAATATCGACCTTGGAGCCGCCTATCAACTGAATAATATACTGTCTTTTGGTCTTACGGCGAAAAACCTGATTGGCAAAACCTATAAGTCAAAAGACTCAACCTCTGAATATAAGGTAAAGCCTGAGTTAACGGCTGGTGTGGGGGTGGATTACGGTATCGCGTCCGTAATGGGTGACCTGCAGCTCACCTCGACTGACGGCTACGGCGCTGTTCAGGAGAGTCGCTATGCAAGTCTGGGCATTACTCTGGACTTCTGGGAGCATGCACGCCTCTCGGCTGGCTATCGGACTGACCTTGAAGATAATTCAGGGAATGTACTGACAGCCGGTGTCGGCTTGTCGCCATGGGATTTATTTGGTCTGAATGTGGCAGTTATGGTGGGCGAGGATAGTACCTACGGCGGTGCGTTGCAATTCAGTGCAAAATTCTAA